The uncultured Methanobrevibacter sp. region GCTGAAGAATTGATATTTGCTCTTTTAGACGATTTGTCAGATTTTAATGTGGATTTGGTAATCAACCAATCCTATGAAGATGCAGTAAAAAAATATGATAATGTCAATCCGATTCTGATTGATGAAAACGTTGTTGACTGGTTAAATGACAATGCGGCAAACTTTGACAATGCTATTTTCATTGCCGCTGAGAATAACAACAATCTGTATAACATTACTAAAATTTTGGAAGACAACAACGTTAATACATACACCTCAAGTTCCGAGGCCTGCTTTAAAACATCCGATAAATATGAAACCTATGAGGCATTGCCTATGGAAGTTCCCCAGCCAAGGTCCTTCAGGTTTAAAATAGATCCTAAGGGTTACTGGAAAAGGGCGATTGAAAACTTGCATGAAAAATGGCAGTCAGAAGACCCTCTCACACCATTGAAATTAATAATCAAACCGTTGAACGGTGTTGACTGTGAGGATATTGTAATTATTGAAGACATTGGTGAGCTGACCCTGGATTTGGATAAGATTTTCAAACCGGGTTCAAGGGTTATCGTTCAGGAATATGTTGAGGGAACAGACATCAGCGTCAGTTTAATATCCGATGGTGAAAAGGCAATTCCATTAAGTTTGAATGAACAGTTCATTGAGTTAAAAAATGACAAGGGCAGATATCTTGGTGGAAGATTGCCATATGATAGCAAATATAGGGATGAGGCCTTTGAAATTGCAACAAAGGCAGTTGAAGCCATGGATGGTATAAAAGGTTTTGTCGGTGTGGACATGCTGATAAACGCCGATGAACATGATGTATACTCAGTTTATCTTTTGGAAATCAACTCAAGATTCACAACACCATATGTGGGTTTGACTAAAGTTTCCAACATTAACATCGGTAAAAGCATTATAGAATTAATTGACGGAAAAATTAACATTGATGATATTGACATTACTCTGGATGGTGAAGTTGAATTTAAAAAATCCGGAGAATCACTGGTAATTAGGAGATTATAATTTATGAAAATTGCAGGATTTGACATTGGTGGTGCAAACACCGATTTGGCAGTAATTGACTTTGAGAATGGTGAAATAAAAAACATTGAAGTTGATTTTGCATATCTTCCAATGTGGAGTAATAATGATGACCTGTCACGGGTTCTTGTAGAATTGATAGAAAATATATGTCCGTTATCCGAAATTGACGCTGTGGGCATTTCAATGACTGCAGAACTTGTTGATGCATATGATACTAAAAAAGACGGAGTTTTGGATATTGTGAAAAAATGTGAGGACACCTTTTCATGCCCTGTTGCATATGTGGGCATTGATGGAATGCTGTCCAAACTTGAAATCGAGGAAACTCCACTTAAGGCAGCTGCCGCAAATTGGGTTGCAACCGCACAAATTGCTACACTGATTTCAGATAACTGCATATTCATTGATACCGGAAGCACAACCACTGATATCATTCCGGTTAAGGATGGTAAGGAGTGTGCTATCGGAAAATCTGATTTTGACAGGTCTGCAACAGGTGAACTGGTTTATACCGGAACTTTGAGAACAAATCTTGCCAGCTTTCTTGACAAGGTTGAATTAAAGGATAAGCAATATCGTGTCGCTTCTGAACTGTTCGCCCAAACTGCGGATGTTTATATGGTTTTGGATTTGATTGATGAAAGTGATTATATCTGCGACACTTTCGACGGTGAAGGAAAGTCCAAAATTGAGTGTGCCCGCAGAATTGCACGTGTAGTCTGTGCTGACTTGGAAATGTTGAGCATGGATGATATTGTTGAGATGTCAAAGTTCATTCATCAAAAACAAATCGCTCAAATTGCAGACGGCCTGAAACAGGTCCACGAAACTCAAGATTTGGATTTAGTTGTCACAACAGGTCTTGGAAAAGATATTCTGGATGGGCCTGCAGGTGAACTTTTAGGTTTGAATGTCAAATCTATGGGTGATATTTTAAGTGATGATGAGTGTACTGTTGCTCCGGCTATTGGAACAGCGGTCATGATGGAAAAATACCTGAATTAATACCACACGTCTTTTAATCCAAGTAAATATGCAAGGGTGTTTGCAATCAAATGGATTATTAATGTCAGTATTAATGCTATTACAACAAATATCCAGTTGAGTTGGACCACTGGTGCAACCAAAATCAAAGCAACTATTATAAAATCTAACTGATCAAGAATTGGTGCAGGCTTTCCTCTGCCGATTCCCAATCTTCTTTTTAAAAAACTGCCTAATGCATCACCGAGCAATGCACCGAATCCCAATAGGAATCCTATTAATATTCCGCTATTTACATCTGTTATGATTGGTGTTATTAAAAATGGATTAACTTCAGGAAGAATCCATGGTGCAACATATCCCTGTACTGTACCTGTAATTATACCTATTATTGTTCCCGCTATCAATCCTCTCCATGTAACTCCATCTCCAATCCAGCGGTTGCCTTTTGAATCACTTTTTCCAAAATCAAGTGGTGTTCCACCTCCAAAGGCTAAAGCCCCACCATTTGAGAAGTATGCCGGCAGGATGAAGTATAATGTTGTCAAGAATGCAATTAGAATTATCTGAATATTGAGGGACATTTATTTTTCTGCTCCGATTTTATATTATATAATTATATAAAATTAATAATATTTAAATATTAAATTGTTTTAAATATATTATATTATGTAAGTTAATACTAACATTGCTTTAGTATTGTTAAAGGTGATTTTTTTGAAAATTAAAGATACAAAAAGTTTATGTCCAGAATGTGGCAAACCTCTTGATGCTGAAGTTTATGATGAGGATGGCAAAATCTTAATCAAAAAAACTTGCGATGAACACGGGGAGTTTATCAACACTTACTGGTCAGATGATGAGTTATACAATAGGATGGAAGATTTCATTCCTACTGTTACAAAAATTGAAAATCCTTGTGTTGAAGATACTGGAGCCTGCCCAAGCAACTGCGGATTATGTTCCAAACACGAAACATCCACCGTTTTAGGTTTAATCGATGTTACAAACAGATGTAACCTGAGATGCCCAATCTGTTTTGCTAATGCGGCAGTTGCAGGATACAAATATGAACCGACACAGGATGAAATCAGACAGATGCTTAGGAACTTAAGAAACTTAAAGCCTCATCCATGTCCAGCTATACAGTTTGCAGGTGGAGAACCTACTGTCAGAAAAGATATAGTTGAACTTGTTAAAATGGCTAAAGAGGAAGGTTTCACTCACGTTCAAATCGCAACCAACGGTATAAGATTGGCTAAAAGGGAAAACCTTGCAGCTGAACTGAAAGCTGCTGGATTAAATACTGTATATCTTGCATTTGATGGTGTAACTCCTGAACCTTATATCAACAACAGGGGAAGAGACTTACTTCCGGACAAAATTCAGGCTATTGAAAACTGTAGAAAAGTCGGTTTAGGTGTTGTGCTTGTACCTACATTGGTAAGGGGAATAAACGATCATCAAATCGGTGAAATAATCAAATTCGCATTTGACCACAATGAAAACATTTACGGAGTCAACTTCCAGCCTGTATCATTTTCAGGAAGAACTCCATCCGACCATGTGGAAGAGCAGAGGATTACAATTCCTGACTTTGTCAAAACCATTGAAGAGGAAACCGACGGTCAGGTGCCTGTAAGTTCATTTTATCCGCCATCTTCAGTTGAACCTATTGCTGAATTCATATCCCTATTGGATGGTGAAGAGTCATCAAAAGTAACTCTAAACTGTCATGAGCACTGTGGAATCGCAACTTATGTGTTCAGGGAAAAGACTGAAGGCAGTGGAAAGGACAAGTTAATTCCTATTACAGACTTTATTGAAGTTGAAGACTTGTTTGATAAACTTAAAGAGTACAACGAAAAACTCAAAAGAGGTAAATTTGGATCACGTAAAAGAGTATTGGCCGGTTTAACTTCACATCTTCCTAAAATGGTTCATAGAAGCAAAACCCCTAAGGATTTGGATATCGTAAAAATATTGCTGAATGTATTTGCAAAAGGGGATTATGATGCTTTGGGAGATTTCTCCAAAGACGCTATGCTTATCTCATGTATGCACTTTATGGATCCTTTCAACTTTGATGAGGACCGTGTTAAAAAATGTGTTATCCACTACGCTACACCTGACGGCAGAATCATACCGTTCTGTACAATGAATTCAATGTATCGTGAAAGTGTGGAAAAAGAGTTCGCACAACCTTTAAATCAAAAATCTGAATAAACAAAAAACAAAATCACCTTAACTTATTTTGTATTCGGGGCAACTCGAATACTCCATATTTTTTATTATTAATTATTATTACAGTGATGATTATGGATGCTATTAAAGGAAAAACATGGACTTTCGGGGAAAACATAGACACTGAT contains the following coding sequences:
- a CDS encoding ATP-grasp domain-containing protein, giving the protein MMNENDSLLVFEYFTASGEKDKCIISEAEELIFALLDDLSDFNVDLVINQSYEDAVKKYDNVNPILIDENVVDWLNDNAANFDNAIFIAAENNNNLYNITKILEDNNVNTYTSSSEACFKTSDKYETYEALPMEVPQPRSFRFKIDPKGYWKRAIENLHEKWQSEDPLTPLKLIIKPLNGVDCEDIVIIEDIGELTLDLDKIFKPGSRVIVQEYVEGTDISVSLISDGEKAIPLSLNEQFIELKNDKGRYLGGRLPYDSKYRDEAFEIATKAVEAMDGIKGFVGVDMLINADEHDVYSVYLLEINSRFTTPYVGLTKVSNINIGKSIIELIDGKINIDDIDITLDGEVEFKKSGESLVIRRL
- a CDS encoding hydantoinase/oxoprolinase family protein, with amino-acid sequence MKIAGFDIGGANTDLAVIDFENGEIKNIEVDFAYLPMWSNNDDLSRVLVELIENICPLSEIDAVGISMTAELVDAYDTKKDGVLDIVKKCEDTFSCPVAYVGIDGMLSKLEIEETPLKAAAANWVATAQIATLISDNCIFIDTGSTTTDIIPVKDGKECAIGKSDFDRSATGELVYTGTLRTNLASFLDKVELKDKQYRVASELFAQTADVYMVLDLIDESDYICDTFDGEGKSKIECARRIARVVCADLEMLSMDDIVEMSKFIHQKQIAQIADGLKQVHETQDLDLVVTTGLGKDILDGPAGELLGLNVKSMGDILSDDECTVAPAIGTAVMMEKYLN
- a CDS encoding CDP-2,3-bis-(O-geranylgeranyl)-sn-glycerol synthase produces the protein MSLNIQIILIAFLTTLYFILPAYFSNGGALAFGGGTPLDFGKSDSKGNRWIGDGVTWRGLIAGTIIGIITGTVQGYVAPWILPEVNPFLITPIITDVNSGILIGFLLGFGALLGDALGSFLKRRLGIGRGKPAPILDQLDFIIVALILVAPVVQLNWIFVVIALILTLIIHLIANTLAYLLGLKDVWY
- the tes gene encoding tetraether lipid synthase Tes: MKIKDTKSLCPECGKPLDAEVYDEDGKILIKKTCDEHGEFINTYWSDDELYNRMEDFIPTVTKIENPCVEDTGACPSNCGLCSKHETSTVLGLIDVTNRCNLRCPICFANAAVAGYKYEPTQDEIRQMLRNLRNLKPHPCPAIQFAGGEPTVRKDIVELVKMAKEEGFTHVQIATNGIRLAKRENLAAELKAAGLNTVYLAFDGVTPEPYINNRGRDLLPDKIQAIENCRKVGLGVVLVPTLVRGINDHQIGEIIKFAFDHNENIYGVNFQPVSFSGRTPSDHVEEQRITIPDFVKTIEEETDGQVPVSSFYPPSSVEPIAEFISLLDGEESSKVTLNCHEHCGIATYVFREKTEGSGKDKLIPITDFIEVEDLFDKLKEYNEKLKRGKFGSRKRVLAGLTSHLPKMVHRSKTPKDLDIVKILLNVFAKGDYDALGDFSKDAMLISCMHFMDPFNFDEDRVKKCVIHYATPDGRIIPFCTMNSMYRESVEKEFAQPLNQKSE